In the Symmachiella macrocystis genome, CTTCGCCAGGAGTTGGTGCGCAAAATCGTCTTGGTCCGGCCAGCGGTCGAAGCGGGTGAGCGGCTCGGTTTTCTGCCGGGTGATATGTTGGCCAAGGTCAATCCTTACCTGCGTCCGTTGCTGGATGCACTTAACGATATTTTGAGTTTTGATCAGGTCACGCGGTATCTGGAACGAGATGTGATTGAGATTGTGCCCTTGGCATTTATGCGGGGCCGGACGCTCAACGATACGTTTATCATCTTGGACGAAGGACAGAATACGACCGCGACGCAGATGAAAATGTTTTTGACGCGGATGGGAATGGAATCCAAAATCGTGGTCACTGGGGACACGACTCAAACGGATCTCCCCGATCACGTGCAAAGTGGTATGGCGGATGCCATCAAACGGTTGTCGGCGATCGAGGGTGTTAAGACGGTGCGTCTGACGGGACGCGATATTGTCCGGCATCCATTGGTACGAGAAATAGTGAAGGCCTACGATGCAGAAGCAAAAAACAACCGATCTCGCCGTGGGCGATGAAACCGACGAACCTCCAAGTCCTAAGCGGCCGGTGTTCGTCCCTAAACGATCGTTAAGGTTGCGAAATTGACGATGTTTTTATTCGGCAATAAGCGCGCGCGGACGCAAAAGTCGGCGGAATTGCGATCGGTGTCATGGCTGCATAGCTTTTCCAACCGCTATGTCGTGGCTAAGCTCGTCGCCTGTTTCGTGGCGCTGTTGGTATTGATGGTCGCCGTCAAAGCGTGGGAAACGCCGTTTCCCTACCGCTTGGGACAGCGGCCTGCTGTCGGTGTGATTGCGCAGACGGACTTTAGAAAGGTCAATCCCTCGGCAACGCGTCGCGCCAAAGAAGAGGCTGCCGATGCGGTTCCCTACGTGTTCGTCAGCGATTCTGCTCCGCTGCGCGAACTGCCCAGTCAGCTGCGGGCTCAACTGCGGCAACTCGCCGAAGCCCCCTCGGTCGATGCGACCTCGCCGGAATTGCGTTCGGCGTTTCAATTGGTCATCCCGGATGGGACAGCTGAAGCCGATGTTCCCGCTCAGCAAGAGCAACTGGTCGAGCGTTTCGGGCGTTTAAAAAATGCCGTCGCCACGGCCGAAAGTCTCAACATTCTGATCAGTGAATTCGCCGAATTCCTGTTGCCGCTGGAAGATTCCGGATTACTTGTTGGCAGTTTGCCCGACGATGTTCCCGCGCCCAGTGACCGGATTACGATTATCTTTCCCAACGACACCCGCAGCGACGTCGAAGTGGCGGCGATTGAGTTGCGCGCCGTATTGGCGACCGACGGCAGTCTCGGTAGCCGCTGGTCGCATTTTCCTGCGCTCGTTCCATTACGAGAAATGCTGTCCAATTGGATCCGCAGTCGTCCTCCTGCGGCACTGCAATTCATAAGATACGACCCGGAGCTAACGCGTGACGCGAAACGAAAACAACAAGAGGAAACGCTGGACGTTTTCGATCCCTATATCAAAGGCCGCGAGCTAATCTTGCCCGGCGACGTGATCGATGAAGAAAAACTGAGCCTGCTGCAAACGGAAAACGCCGCACTTGAAGCACAGGCAACGGTGAGCGACCGTGGAATTCGCATTGCGACCGTAATCGCCTTGCTGTTGGTTGTGGGGGGCCTGAACGGCTACTACTTGGCGAAAAACGAACCCGTTTTGGTTGGGAGCCTAGGCCGGTTGAGCGTCTATTTGGCACTGATCGTCGGGACGATTGCCGCTTCGCGTTTGTTGTCGTTTGATCCGTGGCGCATGCAAGTCGTACCGTTGCTGGCTGCCGTGATGATCTTGGCGATCGCCTACAACCAAGTGCTCGCGATTATTACTGCATTTTCGCTGGGGCTGATCCTCACCTTGTCCACCGGTGCGGGTGTGGATCAATTTGTGATTTTCACCAGCGTCTGTGCGGTGTCGGTCATCTTGTTGCCCAGTGTCAACTCACGCTCCACGTTGATAATTGTTGGCTTGTGGGCCGGAATCACCTATTTATTGGTGTCGACCGGTTTGGGGATTTTGGGCAACCATCTCGTGACCAATCCTTGGATGGAATCGGAATTCTGGTGGGATGGCCTGCGAGGATTCGCTTGGTGTTTGGTCGCAGGATTTTTGGTGGCGGGAAGTCTACCGTTTATTGAATCGATGTTTGGTATTGTCACCAACATTAGTTTGCTGGAATTGAGCGACGTTTCGCATCCACTGCTGCAAGAATTAGTCCGCCGCGCACCGGGGACTTACAACCATTCGATTTCCGTAGCGACGATCGGCGAAACGGCCGCCGAAAGTATTGGAGCTAATGGGCGTTTGGTGCGGGTAGGCGCCTATTTCCACGATGTGGGGAAAATGCTCAAACCGCAATACTTTATTGAAAACATGATGCTGGGTGCGGAATCACGGCACGATCATCTGGCCCCGGCAATGAGCACGTTGATCATCATCGGCCATGTGAAGGATGGTGTCGATTTGGCTCGGCAACACAATTTGCCCAAATCGCTGATTGATTTCATCGAACAACACCACGGCACGACGCTGGTGGAATATTTTTATCGCGCAGCAACCAAACAAGCGGGTGAACACCCTGAACAAAAAACAGATGTGGAAGAATCCTCGTTTCGATATCCCGGCCCCAAGCCTCAGTCGCGCGAATTGGGCGTGATGATGCTCTCCGATGCTGTGGAGAGCGCCAGTCGGACACTCAGCGAACCGACACCGGCCCGCATCGAAAGACTAGTCCATGAAATCACGATGAAACGTCTCTTGGACGGCCAATTCGAGGAATGTGGGCTGACGTTGAGCGAAATCAATCGTATTGAAGAATCATTGGTAAAATCACTCACGGCCATCTATCATGGCCGCATCAAATACCCCGAACAGAAGACCGCATAATTGTCTGCTTACGAAAATCCCGCATACGAAATTGATGTCGCCAATTCCCAAAACTGTTGGACGGTCGACGAGGAGTTCCTTCGAGAAACCGTGCAAAGAACGTTGGCATTGGAAGAAGTCCGCGCCGCTGAGATCAGCGTTGCTGTCATCGACAATGGCGAAATCCAAGAACTCAATCGGCAATTCTTAGAACATGACTATGCCACCGATGTGTTGAGTTTTCTGCTGGAGTGCGATGTTGAGCTGGCCGACGATGGGACAGCTGCGCCTCCGCTGGGACGCGGCAAGACTCTCAGCGGTGAGGTGATTATCAGTGCCCAGATGGCTGCGGATCGTGCTGCGGAATTTGGCTGGGAAGCGGACAAGGAGTTGTTGCTGTATCTTGTCCATGGATTGCTACACCTTTGTGGATATGATGACCACACCGACAAGCAGCGGGCGCTCATGCGGTCACGGGAGCGTGCGGTGCTTAGCCAATGGAACATCGTGCCACGCGACGAGGTCGATTTATCGAGGAGCGATTCTTGATCCAGTTGTGTTTGCGAAATCACATTCCGGAAACATGCGAGGCGCATAAAGTATGATTCCGCTGCTGTTCACGGGAATTTCGACTGCGCTCTTATTTTTCAGCGCATTGGCAGCTTATAGCTTTTCCGATTTTTCCCGCCGCCGATTAGAAGAGATCTGCCGTCACCGCGGTCTGAACGATCGATTCGGCATGATCCTCCGCCATTACGAGCAAGCCGTATTGGGCTGGCAGTTGGTCTCGCTGATCAGTTTTGTCGCTGCGCTAATCAGCGGCGCTCGAAGTTGCGGGTTTTCGCTTTCCGACACGGGCGAGTGGACTCTCGCCGATGTCGGTAGCGCCGTGCTGCTGGGCGGAATGTTGTTCTTCTCAGCTGTAATCTTCCCCTGGGCCATCTCGCGCGTGGCGGGTGAGTCATTCATCTGTTTCACGTGGTCTATGACGCGTGGACTGCTGTTGCTCTTCAAACCCGTTATTTGGTTCACCGGTTGGGTCGATACGATCGTGCACCGGTTGGCGGGGCGACAGGAACCGGAAAACGGTGATGCGACGAATATCACAGAAGAGATCCTAACAGTTGTCGACGAAGGACAGCGCGAAGGAGTCCTGGAGTTAGAAGCAGGGACGATGATCCACCGCGTGATGGAGTTGCAGGAAGCGGATGTCGCCGACATCATGGTTCCGCGCACCGACATGACCTGCATTCACGTGGAATCCCCGCTGCAAGCTGCGCGGGAAAAACTGCTCGAAGCGGGGCATTCCCGCGTGCCGATTATCGGCGAAAGTCCAGACGATATTATTGGCGTTTTGTATGCCAAGGATCTGCTCAATTTTCTAAATTCTGACGGCAATTCATCGGCGGAATTACGAGATATCGTGCGGCAGCCGTTTTATGTTCCCGAAAGCACCGGCATCGATACGCTGTTGCAAATGATGAAAACCCAGCGGGTGCATTTGGCGATCGTGCTGGATGAATATGGCGGCGTCGCCGGGTTGGCCACCATGGAGGATATTCTTGAAGAGATCGTCGGCGAAATCGTCGACGAGTTCGACAGCGCGGAAACCGAGCCATTTCGCCAGATTTCCGATGCGGTCACCGAAGTCGATGCTCGCGTGCATGTCGATGATGTCAATGAGCGGTTGAAGCTCGCCCTGCCCGATGATCGCGATTACGACACGATCGGCGGCTTTGCGTTCTCCGTCTTGGGGCACATCCCCACCGCAGGCGAATCCTTCGAGTGGGAACAGGCACAGTTTACGATACTGGAAGCGGACAAACGTAAAATTGTCCGCCTGCAGATCGAAATCGAACCCTCCGTCGCCGCTGAGGCGGACGCTGGCTGATCGCTCTAGCTCCTCTGCTCGCTGTCGATCCGCTACCAATTCGCAATCGGGCCGCTGGGGACGGGAATGTGGTACTCGGGCAGTTCACCGGTTTTTGTCCCAACCGCCGGCCCCGCTTCAGCAATGCGATCCAAGGCCGCTTGCAGAGACTCGCCGGTACGGGCTTGTTGAAAATCATTTCGCAGCGCGGCTCGTACGTTCATAGATTTCAAATACCAATGCCCCATTTTCCGAAACGATGAAATCGCTCGTTCCAGACCACGCTGCTCGA is a window encoding:
- a CDS encoding PhoH family protein, whose product is MTETTISFLDPSQILVLFGARDQHLRRVRESTGVEVTVQGDEIHLKGTEEQIRRGLATFGELREIIATKGHLDESDVSEVLGESNGDSEKHEEIDLLEKARSVVPRTKGQAEYITAIRDHDVVFCTGPAGCGKTYLSVAMAVNALRQELVRKIVLVRPAVEAGERLGFLPGDMLAKVNPYLRPLLDALNDILSFDQVTRYLERDVIEIVPLAFMRGRTLNDTFIILDEGQNTTATQMKMFLTRMGMESKIVVTGDTTQTDLPDHVQSGMADAIKRLSAIEGVKTVRLTGRDIVRHPLVREIVKAYDAEAKNNRSRRGR
- a CDS encoding HD family phosphohydrolase, with the translated sequence MFLFGNKRARTQKSAELRSVSWLHSFSNRYVVAKLVACFVALLVLMVAVKAWETPFPYRLGQRPAVGVIAQTDFRKVNPSATRRAKEEAADAVPYVFVSDSAPLRELPSQLRAQLRQLAEAPSVDATSPELRSAFQLVIPDGTAEADVPAQQEQLVERFGRLKNAVATAESLNILISEFAEFLLPLEDSGLLVGSLPDDVPAPSDRITIIFPNDTRSDVEVAAIELRAVLATDGSLGSRWSHFPALVPLREMLSNWIRSRPPAALQFIRYDPELTRDAKRKQQEETLDVFDPYIKGRELILPGDVIDEEKLSLLQTENAALEAQATVSDRGIRIATVIALLLVVGGLNGYYLAKNEPVLVGSLGRLSVYLALIVGTIAASRLLSFDPWRMQVVPLLAAVMILAIAYNQVLAIITAFSLGLILTLSTGAGVDQFVIFTSVCAVSVILLPSVNSRSTLIIVGLWAGITYLLVSTGLGILGNHLVTNPWMESEFWWDGLRGFAWCLVAGFLVAGSLPFIESMFGIVTNISLLELSDVSHPLLQELVRRAPGTYNHSISVATIGETAAESIGANGRLVRVGAYFHDVGKMLKPQYFIENMMLGAESRHDHLAPAMSTLIIIGHVKDGVDLARQHNLPKSLIDFIEQHHGTTLVEYFYRAATKQAGEHPEQKTDVEESSFRYPGPKPQSRELGVMMLSDAVESASRTLSEPTPARIERLVHEITMKRLLDGQFEECGLTLSEINRIEESLVKSLTAIYHGRIKYPEQKTA
- the ybeY gene encoding rRNA maturation RNase YbeY, with product MSAYENPAYEIDVANSQNCWTVDEEFLRETVQRTLALEEVRAAEISVAVIDNGEIQELNRQFLEHDYATDVLSFLLECDVELADDGTAAPPLGRGKTLSGEVIISAQMAADRAAEFGWEADKELLLYLVHGLLHLCGYDDHTDKQRALMRSRERAVLSQWNIVPRDEVDLSRSDS
- a CDS encoding hemolysin family protein, with the protein product MIPLLFTGISTALLFFSALAAYSFSDFSRRRLEEICRHRGLNDRFGMILRHYEQAVLGWQLVSLISFVAALISGARSCGFSLSDTGEWTLADVGSAVLLGGMLFFSAVIFPWAISRVAGESFICFTWSMTRGLLLLFKPVIWFTGWVDTIVHRLAGRQEPENGDATNITEEILTVVDEGQREGVLELEAGTMIHRVMELQEADVADIMVPRTDMTCIHVESPLQAAREKLLEAGHSRVPIIGESPDDIIGVLYAKDLLNFLNSDGNSSAELRDIVRQPFYVPESTGIDTLLQMMKTQRVHLAIVLDEYGGVAGLATMEDILEEIVGEIVDEFDSAETEPFRQISDAVTEVDARVHVDDVNERLKLALPDDRDYDTIGGFAFSVLGHIPTAGESFEWEQAQFTILEADKRKIVRLQIEIEPSVAAEADAG